The following coding sequences lie in one Acidimicrobiia bacterium genomic window:
- a CDS encoding chorismate mutase, whose amino-acid sequence MSDQNDEVLIGYRSSIDNIDSALIVLLAERFKVTGKVGEYKAQSGMAPADPGREAEQVERLRELSAQAGLDPVFSEKFLRFIIDEVIRHHLQANEKE is encoded by the coding sequence ATGAGCGACCAAAACGACGAGGTGCTGATCGGTTACCGGTCCAGTATTGACAATATTGATTCGGCGCTCATCGTGTTGTTGGCCGAACGGTTTAAGGTCACCGGCAAGGTAGGGGAATATAAAGCGCAATCAGGTATGGCGCCGGCCGACCCGGGGAGAGAAGCCGAACAGGTGGAGCGGCTTCGTGAGCTTTCTGCGCAGGCTGGGTTGGATCCCGTTTTTTCTGAGAAGTTTTTGCGCTTTATTATTGATGAGGTGATTCGTCATCACCTGCAGGCCAACGAGAAGGAGTAA
- a CDS encoding AMP-dependent synthetase, with translation MEIPLTITDYLDRAERVYGDRIAIIDEPNQPAPALSDLTYRQLAQSARALAAGLDGLGLAIGTRVAMVSHNSARLLVFLFGTSAYGRVGVPINFRLSKPEIQFILNHSEAEVLIIDPELAEQHGDFDVKHQFTAGPESDALFNYDVAPQPWEPSEHATATINYTSGTTARPKGVEMTHRNLWLNAAVFGWQSGVNDREVYLHTLPMFHCNGWGMPYAITGMGGQHIILRKVDGPEILRRIERHGVTLLCGAPAVITAVLEAAADWDGPIPGAATMRIVVAGAPPPTSIIERVETELDWEFIQIYGLTETAPLLTMNRSRAEWDHLDAGQRAVELSRAGAPALGVELSTAPDGELLARSNHVLKSYWDQPEGTEKALADGWFHTGDGATIGDDNYATITDRKKDVIISGGENVSSIEVEDALFSHPAVAEAAVIGVPHEKWGETVKALVVCTDTSITENDLIDHCRELLAHYKCPTSVEFRHELDRTATGKLQKFKLRAPYWEHLDRQIN, from the coding sequence ATGGAAATCCCTCTTACCATTACCGACTACCTTGACCGGGCCGAACGAGTTTACGGCGACCGCATAGCCATTATTGACGAGCCCAATCAACCAGCCCCCGCTCTGTCCGACCTGACCTACCGACAACTAGCGCAATCAGCACGGGCCCTGGCCGCTGGCCTTGATGGTTTGGGCTTAGCCATCGGCACCCGCGTCGCCATGGTCTCGCACAATTCAGCCCGACTTTTGGTGTTTCTTTTCGGTACCAGCGCCTACGGGCGGGTTGGCGTGCCCATCAACTTTCGCCTCAGCAAACCAGAAATACAATTCATCCTTAACCACTCAGAAGCCGAGGTGCTGATCATTGACCCCGAGTTGGCTGAACAACACGGCGACTTCGACGTAAAACACCAATTCACTGCTGGCCCAGAATCCGATGCACTCTTTAACTACGACGTCGCTCCTCAACCGTGGGAACCCAGCGAACACGCCACCGCCACCATCAACTACACCAGTGGAACCACCGCTCGCCCCAAAGGGGTCGAGATGACCCACCGCAACCTCTGGCTCAACGCCGCAGTGTTCGGATGGCAAAGCGGGGTCAACGACCGCGAGGTCTACCTCCACACTCTGCCCATGTTTCACTGCAACGGCTGGGGCATGCCTTACGCCATCACCGGAATGGGCGGTCAACACATTATTTTACGCAAAGTAGACGGGCCAGAAATCTTGCGCCGCATTGAACGACACGGAGTCACCTTGCTTTGTGGCGCTCCCGCGGTAATCACCGCCGTCCTAGAAGCCGCCGCCGACTGGGACGGGCCGATCCCTGGTGCCGCAACTATGCGCATCGTGGTGGCCGGTGCCCCACCGCCCACCAGCATCATTGAACGAGTAGAAACCGAACTGGATTGGGAATTCATCCAGATTTACGGGCTCACCGAAACAGCACCGCTGCTCACCATGAACCGCTCCCGAGCCGAATGGGACCACCTTGACGCCGGACAACGCGCCGTTGAACTCTCCCGCGCCGGAGCCCCCGCCCTCGGGGTAGAACTCAGCACAGCCCCCGATGGGGAACTCCTGGCTCGCAGCAACCATGTACTAAAAAGCTACTGGGACCAACCAGAGGGAACCGAAAAAGCTTTAGCCGACGGGTGGTTTCATACCGGTGACGGCGCCACCATTGGTGACGACAACTACGCCACCATTACCGACCGAAAAAAAGATGTCATTATTTCTGGCGGAGAAAACGTGTCATCCATCGAAGTGGAAGACGCTCTTTTCTCACACCCTGCGGTAGCCGAAGCAGCGGTCATCGGGGTACCTCACGAAAAATGGGGAGAAACAGTAAAAGCCCTCGTAGTTTGCACCGATACTTCAATAACCGAAAATGACCTTATTGACCATTGCCGCGAACTGCTCGCCCACTACAAGTGCCCCACCTCAGTGGAGTTTCGCCACGAACTCGACCGCACAGCCACCGGAAAGTTGCAAAAGTTTAAATTGCGTGCTCCTTACTGGGAGCACCTAGATCGTCAAATAAATTAA